The proteins below are encoded in one region of Sulfolobus sp. A20:
- a CDS encoding MFS transporter, producing MSWKPGEEWNRALKMAFVSFSVGMFLESFIFGLESIATSWYTVPKILESLLLAWAPLWLIIGIAFAGPIADRIGRKTTLWITLAIYVIGGIGLIFSFNYALVLVFTAIMLFSAGGEMNTIMAATHEIMPQRNRSKIMFLEINFINLGGAVLGGLGLLTQFSSIFFQRLVLGVVIIIAAVVLFITRLELPESIRWLSAKRKMTNGGSVVKQKLDKDTAFKLFVTTAIAFANSAGFGLITYVLGPYFFSNLTGTIIFVADITEFVVGLVISFLADSFSRKGLLLWSNLGIVIFTFLTYYFIPAWKSDLIIFWALLVAINAFTSVQYLTEDTFKAELWSTIRRGTYTAIARVVSIGLYIPTIFLTLSFSLSQYVLFNLGIWSIGLFAAILWYIFGFETGKGMSIDEIEKKKVFED from the coding sequence ATGAGCTGGAAACCAGGTGAGGAATGGAATAGAGCATTAAAGATGGCTTTCGTATCTTTCTCCGTAGGTATGTTCTTGGAATCCTTCATCTTTGGGTTAGAGTCTATTGCGACAAGTTGGTATACTGTGCCAAAAATACTAGAGAGTTTATTACTAGCTTGGGCTCCGCTATGGCTTATAATTGGTATAGCCTTTGCCGGTCCAATAGCTGATAGAATTGGTAGAAAAACCACGTTATGGATCACATTAGCAATATACGTTATTGGAGGAATAGGATTAATCTTCTCGTTTAACTACGCTCTAGTACTAGTATTTACTGCTATAATGCTATTTAGTGCTGGAGGTGAGATGAACACTATTATGGCTGCTACGCATGAGATCATGCCTCAAAGAAACAGAAGCAAAATTATGTTTTTGGAAATAAACTTTATAAACCTAGGAGGAGCTGTACTAGGTGGTCTAGGTTTATTAACTCAGTTCTCCTCTATTTTCTTTCAAAGGTTAGTCCTAGGTGTAGTGATTATAATAGCAGCTGTAGTACTCTTCATTACTAGACTAGAATTGCCTGAATCAATTAGGTGGTTAAGTGCTAAGCGTAAAATGACTAATGGAGGTAGTGTAGTAAAACAGAAACTAGATAAGGATACAGCGTTTAAGCTATTTGTGACAACAGCAATTGCTTTTGCCAATTCTGCTGGATTTGGTTTAATAACTTATGTGTTAGGACCTTACTTCTTCTCAAATTTAACCGGTACTATAATATTTGTAGCTGATATAACGGAGTTCGTGGTGGGCTTAGTAATTTCCTTCTTAGCAGATTCCTTTAGTAGAAAGGGATTATTATTGTGGTCAAATCTCGGAATTGTGATATTTACATTTTTAACTTATTATTTCATCCCCGCTTGGAAGTCAGACTTAATAATATTCTGGGCTCTGCTAGTTGCCATAAATGCGTTCACGTCTGTACAGTATTTAACAGAAGATACATTCAAAGCTGAGTTATGGTCCACCATCAGAAGAGGAACTTATACGGCTATTGCTAGGGTAGTTTCAATAGGTCTCTACATACCAACCATATTTCTCACTCTATCCTTCTCCTTATCTCAATACGTTCTATTTAATTTAGGAATATGGAGTATAGGATTATTTGCTGCAATCTTGTGGTATATTTTTGGATTTGAGACGGGAAAGGGAATGAGCATAGATGAAATAGAGAAAAAGAAGGTATTTGAAGATTAA
- a CDS encoding acyl-CoA dehydrogenase family protein: MFQLPKEVEEYWYRVKDYVQKEVKEFAKQMDETNDGGDKIVRDFARLELLGMKVPRQYNGLGLGEIAFAIATEELGSESGGASHSLHTQLNAIQLLMSIGGDSAKDWIERGVKGEEIYAVALTEPGAGSDLGALQTTAKTDGNELVISGEKIFTSAATFSTKMVVLARTSGNPGDRQGISLLLVDSKTPGIEVRKLDLMGIRGAGVSYVKFNNARVSKDSIIGREGDAFRGAIKALMISRNGYAGIAVGIARGALDEAINRATQRKQFGKALIEQEWIAFNLADAQVKVEASRLLTWRAANLLDRGIEALTEASMAKYFSAVTAAEVTRTALHIFGGHGLNRGSKVERLYRDSKIMEIAEGTNEMQLLAISRSLQAKK; encoded by the coding sequence ATGTTTCAGTTACCTAAAGAAGTAGAGGAGTATTGGTATAGGGTTAAGGATTACGTACAAAAAGAAGTTAAGGAATTCGCTAAACAAATGGATGAAACTAATGATGGAGGAGATAAAATAGTGCGTGACTTCGCTAGATTAGAATTATTAGGAATGAAAGTACCTAGACAATACAATGGTTTAGGTCTAGGGGAAATCGCTTTTGCTATAGCCACTGAAGAGTTGGGAAGTGAAAGTGGAGGAGCCTCACATAGCTTGCACACACAGCTCAACGCTATTCAACTTTTAATGTCGATAGGTGGGGATTCAGCTAAGGACTGGATAGAGAGAGGTGTGAAAGGAGAGGAAATCTATGCTGTAGCCTTGACAGAACCCGGTGCTGGATCAGACCTAGGAGCATTGCAAACTACTGCTAAAACGGATGGTAATGAACTGGTAATTAGCGGAGAGAAAATATTTACCAGCGCAGCTACGTTCTCGACTAAAATGGTGGTCTTAGCTAGGACGAGCGGAAACCCGGGGGATAGACAAGGAATTTCCTTACTTCTAGTTGATTCCAAAACCCCGGGGATAGAGGTTAGAAAACTAGACTTAATGGGCATAAGAGGGGCAGGTGTAAGTTACGTAAAGTTCAATAACGCTAGGGTCAGTAAGGATAGTATAATAGGTAGGGAAGGAGATGCGTTTAGAGGGGCTATAAAGGCATTAATGATAAGTAGAAACGGTTATGCTGGAATTGCAGTTGGAATAGCTAGGGGTGCTCTAGATGAGGCAATAAATAGAGCAACACAGAGAAAACAATTTGGAAAGGCACTAATTGAACAAGAATGGATAGCGTTCAATCTAGCTGATGCTCAAGTCAAAGTAGAGGCGTCAAGACTTTTAACGTGGAGAGCAGCTAACTTGTTAGATAGGGGTATTGAAGCTTTAACTGAAGCATCTATGGCTAAATACTTCTCAGCAGTTACGGCAGCTGAAGTAACTAGAACCGCTCTTCACATATTCGGAGGACATGGATTGAATAGGGGTTCAAAGGTTGAAAGACTCTATAGGGACTCTAAGATAATGGAGATTGCAGAAGGTACGAATGAAATGCAATTGTTAGCGATTTCGAGATCGCTTCAAGCTAAGAAGTGA
- a CDS encoding zinc ribbon domain-containing protein, translated as MGNQTCSRPKNTSRDKENSIYINQIVIHTQLIDLYKLYEYGIKVFLVVEYNTSKLCAFHGVKIERKPKIVINCPLGHKLHSDVNGKHNENGNKEDCNYAKEAPFLPLTLNKVTKGSNALDLSKTL; from the coding sequence TTGGGAAATCAAACCTGTTCTCGCCCTAAAAATACTTCTCGTGATAAAGAAAATTCAATTTATATCAACCAAATTGTTATCCACACACAGCTAATTGATCTATATAAGCTCTATGAATACGGTATAAAGGTGTTTCTAGTTGTCGAGTATAATACTTCAAAGCTCTGTGCTTTTCATGGCGTTAAGATTGAGAGGAAGCCTAAGATAGTCATTAACTGCCCTTTAGGTCATAAGCTTCATAGTGACGTTAATGGAAAACATAATGAAAATGGGAATAAAGAGGATTGTAATTATGCTAAAGAAGCTCCTTTCCTTCCTCTAACGTTGAATAAAGTAACAAAGGGGAGTAACGCTTTAGACCTTAGCAAAACCCTTTAG
- a CDS encoding serine/threonine-protein kinase → MSISRVPRIVNITSRVLKILGILETLFFGIFIFAYIALTINSKIYPIIPIYVLMLSFFLAIASFVSGSPKSFGYAIFLSLFFGSPFLGEIPSIAGLSTSQADLFVIFFLYCLFFPLIMIRFGGKKAFIGALIATLLIALPAFTYSLTLIPSAFNVNNLPIVIFLNYPNREVDNIGLYVSFMLILGTILISFRRGYKTGRALFDIFLPSFLISLFALSFSLIYVNNSISYSIILLILALLTIITVFRRGIKGVPLNLISSIPSFIFSTLLAYAGYKPFLYLITHHPSLSLLPLPVYFSPIPLAFLSLVGLNSPRVADPSTLIDKLFNALRQRDYNSARHYISLLRTYNFNQNDIFCRVLSKRDCNSILWMMENYDLKYDYCGRLLTNSVDCIISKNTLPSSTDEILDALEKIDLESAEKLAGFILSKGTRDIRAEKAKKVISKLITQQQTPTTINEKAPPLDQWDPNLWKNREIYGYLVEGVLGTGGTSYVLLASRGNEKYAIKIPKLSSAQKEATRQSFTTFADLSKESSNLQRMSESNSNIVRIYGMFIDVNIIKSISLGDTIYYLKNPPAIVMELMEGGTLNDLIKRGEIVNSKYWKEIVKEVFIRIGYALSYIHKEGYVHLDIKPQNIFFDKFPGKLGEEVLNNIRNGHVKVKLGDLGSAKRIGERFFEYTPDYCPIDQVRSILMGRGANPSMDVYAFGASIYKALTGSSYNPIEVIKLMDSAIDSYLRGEAGFLSYLDQAEVIYRNYYGKLPLSIPDVYKKIIIMATNPEPSKRPTIDEILKMLA, encoded by the coding sequence ATGTCAATAAGCAGGGTTCCAAGGATCGTTAACATAACCTCTAGAGTTCTAAAAATTTTAGGCATATTAGAGACGTTGTTCTTTGGCATATTTATTTTTGCTTATATTGCTCTAACTATAAATAGTAAAATTTATCCCATAATTCCCATATACGTGTTAATGCTCTCCTTCTTCTTGGCTATAGCCTCATTTGTATCTGGTAGTCCCAAGTCATTTGGTTATGCAATCTTCTTAAGCTTATTCTTTGGATCACCTTTTCTAGGAGAGATTCCAAGCATAGCAGGATTGAGTACTAGCCAGGCGGATCTATTTGTAATATTCTTCTTATATTGTTTATTTTTCCCTTTAATTATGATAAGGTTTGGAGGGAAAAAAGCGTTCATTGGAGCACTTATCGCAACACTATTGATAGCTTTACCAGCCTTTACCTACTCATTAACCCTAATACCCTCAGCCTTTAATGTAAACAATTTACCTATTGTGATTTTCCTTAATTATCCTAATCGTGAGGTAGATAACATTGGTTTGTACGTAAGTTTCATGCTTATTCTAGGAACTATATTAATAAGCTTCAGAAGAGGTTATAAGACTGGGAGGGCCTTATTTGACATTTTTTTACCATCATTCTTGATCTCTCTCTTCGCCCTTTCTTTTTCATTAATATACGTGAATAATTCCATTTCATATTCAATTATTCTCCTAATTTTAGCATTACTCACCATTATAACAGTGTTCAGAAGGGGTATAAAAGGAGTACCTCTTAACTTGATTTCATCAATACCTTCATTTATATTTTCAACTCTTCTGGCTTATGCGGGATATAAGCCATTTCTTTACTTAATAACACATCACCCCTCATTAAGCCTCTTACCTTTACCAGTTTACTTTTCCCCCATACCCTTAGCTTTTCTTTCCCTAGTAGGATTGAATTCCCCTCGTGTAGCTGATCCCTCTACTTTAATCGATAAACTGTTTAACGCTCTACGTCAAAGGGATTACAATAGCGCTAGACATTACATATCTCTCCTAAGGACATACAATTTTAATCAAAATGACATCTTTTGCAGGGTATTATCGAAAAGAGACTGTAATTCAATCTTATGGATGATGGAGAACTATGACTTAAAGTACGATTATTGCGGTAGGTTACTCACTAATTCAGTTGATTGTATCATATCTAAGAATACATTACCTTCCTCAACTGATGAGATATTAGATGCATTAGAGAAGATTGATCTGGAGTCAGCTGAGAAACTAGCTGGATTTATTCTCTCTAAAGGAACAAGGGACATTAGGGCAGAAAAGGCTAAGAAGGTTATAAGTAAATTAATAACTCAACAACAAACTCCTACTACTATAAATGAAAAAGCACCTCCCTTGGATCAATGGGATCCTAACCTATGGAAGAATAGGGAAATTTACGGTTATTTGGTAGAAGGAGTGTTGGGGACTGGAGGAACTTCTTATGTCTTGTTAGCTTCTAGAGGCAATGAGAAGTATGCCATAAAAATCCCAAAGTTGTCTTCTGCACAAAAGGAAGCAACTAGGCAGAGCTTCACTACCTTTGCTGACCTATCCAAGGAATCATCTAATTTACAGAGGATGTCAGAGTCAAATAGCAACATTGTTAGAATCTATGGAATGTTTATAGATGTAAATATAATAAAGAGCATAAGCTTAGGTGATACGATATACTATCTTAAGAACCCTCCAGCAATAGTTATGGAATTGATGGAAGGAGGGACCTTAAACGATTTGATAAAGAGAGGAGAAATAGTGAACTCAAAATATTGGAAGGAGATAGTTAAGGAAGTCTTCATAAGAATTGGTTACGCATTAAGCTATATTCACAAGGAAGGTTACGTACATTTAGACATTAAACCTCAAAACATATTCTTCGATAAGTTCCCCGGTAAATTAGGGGAAGAAGTACTTAATAACATAAGAAATGGGCATGTTAAAGTTAAGTTAGGAGATTTAGGTTCAGCAAAGAGGATAGGAGAGCGTTTCTTTGAGTACACTCCAGACTACTGTCCAATAGATCAAGTCAGGTCAATATTGATGGGTAGAGGTGCAAATCCCTCAATGGACGTTTACGCATTTGGAGCTTCAATATATAAAGCTTTAACGGGTAGTTCATACAATCCTATAGAGGTAATTAAATTAATGGATTCAGCGATTGATAGTTACTTAAGAGGAGAAGCGGGTTTTCTATCTTATTTGGATCAAGCTGAAGTAATATATAGGAACTACTACGGCAAACTCCCGCTAAGTATACCAGATGTGTATAAAAAAATAATAATAATGGCAACTAACCCTGAACCTAGCAAAAGACCAACGATTGATGAGATATTAAAGATGCTAGCATAA
- a CDS encoding MFS transporter, with protein MDNPLGDYEEKGINSFHIKAMFLAGAGQITDGYDLTAGALVLSMVLSYLRLNLESVSIVLFASIISGNIVGALLFGYLARRGRTKFYGIDALLMIIGALLQAFISTPIELAIARFILGIGIGADYVLSPLLMAEYSNRRDRGKLLGISGGFMWMFGALLSTLATLLIINILPSSLVWRVVLASGAIPSIFVLYERTKMPETPHYLAFVKGDARTLKEKYGLTVKTIPKGYKRLTARMVLYLIIAAACWYLYDVIGYSQGFFGPNVIANYLGVNGIIFNLIVISAFSLPFNFIGAFLSDGILGRRVLQSIGFLGMGLPLFIFAYVGSKNVMVDLLMFGLSNAFNSLGPGNIIGYWGVELFPANVRGFTQGITVIGGRLGVITTTLLFPILLNSLGILPVMIILGILGILGSGLTLILEEPRGKSLVEREISVVDGISK; from the coding sequence ATGGATAATCCATTAGGTGATTATGAAGAAAAAGGTATAAACTCTTTTCACATTAAGGCAATGTTTTTAGCAGGAGCAGGGCAAATAACGGATGGATATGATCTAACAGCTGGAGCTTTAGTACTATCAATGGTCTTATCGTACTTAAGGCTGAATTTAGAGTCGGTCTCTATAGTCCTCTTCGCTTCAATTATATCTGGAAACATTGTAGGAGCTTTACTTTTCGGTTATCTAGCTAGAAGAGGTAGGACTAAGTTCTACGGAATAGACGCGTTACTAATGATTATTGGTGCTTTACTTCAAGCTTTTATTAGTACGCCAATAGAGCTGGCTATTGCTAGATTTATTCTCGGCATAGGTATAGGCGCGGATTACGTTTTATCGCCATTATTAATGGCTGAGTATTCGAATAGGAGGGATAGGGGCAAATTATTAGGAATCTCTGGTGGGTTCATGTGGATGTTTGGGGCTCTACTATCGACGTTAGCAACACTACTGATAATAAATATACTACCCTCTTCATTAGTATGGAGGGTAGTTTTAGCATCTGGTGCAATACCTTCCATTTTTGTTTTATATGAGAGGACTAAAATGCCTGAGACACCTCACTATTTAGCGTTTGTAAAAGGTGATGCTAGAACGTTAAAGGAAAAATACGGCTTAACCGTGAAAACCATACCTAAAGGGTATAAGCGATTAACAGCTAGAATGGTATTGTATCTAATTATAGCAGCTGCGTGTTGGTATCTCTACGACGTAATTGGGTATTCTCAAGGCTTCTTCGGACCAAACGTAATAGCGAACTACTTAGGAGTAAATGGGATAATATTTAATTTGATTGTGATTTCAGCCTTCTCCTTACCGTTCAACTTTATAGGGGCTTTTTTATCCGATGGCATTCTAGGGAGGAGAGTATTACAGAGCATAGGGTTTCTAGGTATGGGATTGCCATTATTTATCTTCGCTTATGTGGGTAGTAAAAATGTTATGGTCGATTTACTTATGTTTGGCTTAAGCAATGCTTTCAACTCATTGGGACCGGGGAACATTATAGGCTATTGGGGAGTTGAATTGTTTCCGGCAAATGTCAGAGGTTTCACACAAGGAATTACAGTAATAGGAGGGAGATTGGGAGTCATAACTACTACTCTGCTATTCCCGATATTGTTGAATAGCCTAGGAATTTTACCAGTAATGATAATTTTAGGAATTTTAGGTATTCTGGGGTCGGGGTTAACGTTAATATTAGAAGAGCCTAGAGGTAAGAGCCTAGTAGAGAGGGAAATCTCTGTAGTAGATGGGATTAGTAAATAA
- a CDS encoding alkaline phosphatase family protein, whose translation MIIPNLDKSLLSLSVEIKNNFEDKTTEMITRKKLIFILVDGLGYDLAKRVLSKRLPDYVNINKIHSVFPTITITVLSTLFTATPPGVHGIMGWKIFDKRRGRIIDLLKEKSYKINLESYLPKESVILTSYEENVLRFTKMVSGERMIIPYYSPWDAFTQAYNLAQNDSPFIFLYLPYVDMVSHHLGPYSEHTIRVAREVMDLTFKLANDVKEKYDVIVTADHGHVPVKGYVRVSEEILKIVDFPPFGGARNLMFISKRNPKEWLEENYDMAIFDKEKLKNICGGDNVPDFAGVPLSNMVYDYWDDEEEKTYLGSHGGLSKEEIEIPLIVISKKG comes from the coding sequence ATGATAATCCCAAATCTAGACAAAAGTCTTTTATCATTATCTGTAGAAATTAAAAATAACTTTGAAGATAAGACAACTGAAATGATAACAAGAAAGAAACTGATTTTTATTCTGGTAGATGGTTTAGGTTACGATTTAGCCAAGAGAGTACTCTCTAAACGGTTACCCGATTACGTAAATATAAATAAGATTCATTCCGTCTTTCCAACCATAACGATAACTGTCCTATCGACCCTATTCACAGCGACTCCACCTGGAGTTCACGGCATAATGGGGTGGAAGATATTCGATAAGAGGAGAGGTAGAATAATTGACCTATTGAAGGAGAAGTCGTACAAAATTAATTTAGAGAGTTATTTGCCAAAGGAATCAGTAATCTTAACGAGCTATGAGGAAAATGTACTAAGGTTCACTAAGATGGTAAGTGGAGAACGTATGATAATACCATACTATTCACCTTGGGACGCTTTTACTCAGGCTTACAATTTAGCCCAAAACGATTCTCCCTTCATCTTCTTGTATCTACCATACGTTGACATGGTAAGCCACCACTTAGGACCTTACTCTGAGCATACGATAAGGGTTGCAAGGGAGGTAATGGACTTGACCTTTAAGTTAGCCAACGACGTAAAGGAGAAATACGATGTAATAGTCACTGCAGACCATGGTCATGTCCCTGTAAAGGGTTATGTAAGGGTGAGCGAGGAAATACTCAAGATAGTAGACTTTCCTCCTTTTGGAGGAGCTAGAAACTTGATGTTCATTTCTAAGAGAAACCCTAAGGAGTGGTTAGAGGAGAATTACGATATGGCCATATTTGATAAGGAAAAGTTGAAGAATATTTGCGGGGGAGATAACGTGCCAGACTTCGCTGGAGTTCCGTTAAGCAATATGGTATACGATTATTGGGATGATGAAGAGGAGAAGACGTACTTAGGATCTCATGGAGGTCTATCAAAAGAGGAAATTGAAATACCTCTGATAGTAATAAGTAAGAAAGGATAG
- a CDS encoding thermopsin family protease codes for MKYLFLLLIIIFSYIPIITISSSSTTINYVINATETIPSNYYFCYRFYVPNTSPNVAFGVYYTISNTSVITAILTSSQFLAFNQTGSFSKGYVTLQNGTLNFDGLLFTQGTYYLVVYAYQSSAKVQIFLNISSNLQEQNSSTFVGDFITIPPYQSELIRIHYETIGSPFNLTIFGISNQTVVYSLYNINSSNRPILVSPPTTVTNLGVSPLTYNYTLRDLSPGIYYLTIENNHSTPALVYFMYKVYPEYVNPFIYPMLRSGAYAPMGIASYGVINQSGIITTYTVLTNSIIGFGNITSILAYNTSAPEVGVSPYEASLQLNAMLVVDSNGSLYTYWPQNVLIFFTNQSEVELHDNVLNVTGDNATLTNNSITSPNGYVYNNYYGNYLNAPILPYRTPFAFYLILNESIVEGQGVQITMAIEVLQNGSVLNNPRVYTFDTILIHDPLAEASALVVSGNAYTPVGAHSIIGNYYDAELVFGGGGNGEITTFKQLSAELGLYYYNVTTGSYVPFPSYYSFGADTAEATYNVHVNYLGNGLVTVSTGKLDLMYLSTQSNSFTTTTTTTTQSTSTTTSTTTTTTTQSTSSTTTTTTSSTTETSVSSSTESSSIHSIINSTTSINSTSTSPQASSELGLGIIILLIIIIVAAIVLLRRRH; via the coding sequence ATGAAATACTTATTTCTGTTGTTGATTATTATATTCAGCTATATACCAATAATAACTATTTCATCATCTAGCACAACCATAAACTATGTTATAAACGCAACTGAAACAATCCCTTCGAATTATTATTTCTGTTATAGATTTTACGTGCCTAATACGTCTCCAAACGTAGCATTCGGGGTATATTATACAATTAGTAATACCAGCGTTATTACCGCAATATTAACCTCATCACAGTTTTTGGCTTTTAATCAGACTGGAAGTTTTTCAAAGGGTTATGTAACACTTCAAAATGGTACACTGAATTTTGACGGACTTCTCTTCACTCAAGGGACGTATTATCTAGTAGTCTACGCTTATCAGTCTAGTGCTAAAGTTCAGATTTTTTTAAATATTTCAAGTAACTTGCAAGAACAGAATAGCTCAACATTCGTAGGAGACTTCATCACAATTCCCCCTTATCAAAGTGAACTTATACGAATACATTACGAGACGATAGGCTCACCATTTAATTTGACAATTTTTGGAATATCGAACCAAACTGTCGTATATTCATTATATAATATTAATTCTAGCAATAGGCCGATACTGGTCTCACCCCCTACTACCGTAACTAACCTAGGCGTATCTCCGCTCACATATAATTACACACTAAGGGACTTATCTCCAGGAATTTACTACTTAACCATCGAAAATAATCACTCGACACCAGCACTAGTTTACTTTATGTATAAGGTATATCCTGAATATGTGAACCCATTCATTTACCCTATGCTTCGTAGCGGTGCTTATGCTCCCATGGGAATAGCTTCGTACGGTGTGATAAATCAGAGCGGTATCATCACCACATATACTGTTTTAACAAATAGTATTATAGGTTTTGGAAATATTACCTCTATATTAGCGTACAATACCTCAGCCCCTGAAGTGGGTGTATCTCCTTATGAAGCTAGCTTACAATTAAATGCTATGCTAGTAGTAGATTCTAATGGTTCGTTATATACTTATTGGCCCCAGAACGTACTAATATTTTTCACAAATCAGTCAGAAGTGGAACTTCACGACAACGTTCTGAACGTTACTGGAGATAACGCAACTCTAACTAATAATAGTATAACATCGCCTAACGGTTACGTTTATAATAATTATTATGGCAATTACCTTAATGCCCCAATTTTACCCTACCGCACTCCCTTTGCCTTTTACCTAATTCTGAACGAGTCAATTGTAGAGGGGCAGGGAGTACAAATTACAATGGCTATAGAGGTACTCCAGAACGGAAGTGTACTCAATAATCCAAGAGTCTATACCTTCGACACTATCTTAATTCACGATCCATTGGCTGAAGCTTCAGCCCTTGTAGTTTCTGGAAATGCCTATACGCCGGTAGGAGCACATAGCATTATAGGAAATTATTACGACGCTGAACTAGTCTTTGGAGGAGGAGGAAATGGAGAAATAACCACATTTAAGCAACTGTCGGCTGAACTAGGCTTATATTATTACAACGTAACAACTGGAAGTTACGTTCCGTTCCCCTCTTATTATAGTTTTGGTGCTGACACAGCTGAGGCTACTTATAATGTTCATGTGAATTATTTAGGAAATGGGTTAGTAACAGTGTCAACGGGTAAACTGGACTTAATGTATCTATCTACCCAAAGCAATTCATTTACAACAACCACTACTACAACAACACAGAGTACTTCTACGACTACTTCTACGACAACCACGACAACTACACAGAGTACTTCCTCTACTACGACCACGACAACTTCATCTACAACTGAAACCTCTGTTTCATCAAGTACAGAGAGTTCATCAATACATTCTATAATCAATTCTACTACATCAATAAATAGTACATCAACAAGTCCTCAAGCATCCTCGGAATTGGGTTTAGGTATTATTATTCTTCTCATAATAATCATAGTGGCAGCAATAGTGCTCCTGAGGAGAAGGCACTAA
- a CDS encoding DNA polymerase II, translating to MGRTQPSFTKVIDDELNKLSRLSKRLSYPCFDEVILEASKRIRYFQSALYDEVSDPQEIVFLAIISVLAERVCNKSDEV from the coding sequence ATGGGAAGAACACAGCCATCGTTTACTAAAGTGATTGATGATGAGTTAAATAAGTTATCTAGACTCTCTAAGAGATTAAGTTACCCTTGCTTTGATGAAGTGATCTTAGAAGCCTCTAAGAGGATTAGATATTTCCAGAGCGCTTTATATGATGAAGTATCCGACCCACAAGAAATCGTTTTTCTAGCGATCATCTCAGTATTGGCTGAGAGAGTATGTAATAAGAGTGATGAAGTCTGA